The Anopheles maculipalpis chromosome 3RL, idAnoMacuDA_375_x, whole genome shotgun sequence genomic sequence AGCGCACGTCCCTTACGCATCTGATACACATCCGGGAAGGTACTACTCTCGGAGAAAAGCGAATTCTTCACCACCGTCGATGATGAtcccgttttgttttccgtctCCATTTTTCCCTTCGTTCCATCCCTCTCGCGCAGGGTCTTCAGTATACGTTGCGTACCACACTGGATAATATCGCGCCGAATCGAACGGATCGGATTACCCTCCACCTGTAGGCTAACGAGATGTGCCAGCGTAGACAGACACGAGGGCAAACTGCTGATCGTATTGTTTGAAAGATCTAACCTTGTCAAACTAGCGAGAAGGGCAATTTCGTCCGGTAAGCGTTCGATCTTGTTGTCGCGCAGATCGAGCACTTTTAGCTGTGGGAGATTCTCACAAAAATCTCCCGGTAGTGTTTTAATGAAATTGTTCGAAATGTGCAACTCTTTCAGTGCTTCGCAGCCAGTAAAATCTGGCAGTTCGTCGATGTCGTTGTGCTGCACGTACAGACATTCCAGACGGCGCAACTCACCCATCACAGGGGGTAGCTTCTTCAGATCGTTCTTCGCAAGATCAAGCTTTTGAAGTTCTGGcaaggggaaaaaaggcaaCGGAATTCATTAGTATgtccaattttatttttgaacatCATCACTTTATATTACTTACTGCGCAAATTGACGATATCGTTCGGTAGTTCCGTTAGATGATTATTGTTCAGCGTTAATTGCTGCAACCTTACCAAAAACCCAACGCCACCCGGTAAAGCGTTAATGCTATTGAATGAAATATCCTACAAAAGCGATTATTAACAGGCGTTAAAAGAAAAGGCAAATTTTGGGCCGTTTTTTCCAACTCTCTACCGACGCTTACCAATATTTCAAGCATAATTAGATCGCTTATGTTCGGATTCATCTCGGCAAACTCATTGTGCGAAAGGTTGAGATGTTTTAGCTCCTTCAGCTGAAAGAAGCTTTCCGGCAGCTCGGTCAGCTTGTTCCGGCTGAGGCTGACCTTCGTTAGCTTGGTTAGCGCCCCGATCCCACTCGGTAGGCTTGTTAATGCATTATCTTGAAGCTGATTGTAATTTTGAATTAGTTTGTATGGGTGAGGGGGGGTATGTTACTGATTAATTGATTTGGTAGACAAAACTCACATTCAGCACGGTAAGATCGGCCAGATTCTGTATGTTTTCGCTGATCGTTGTAAGCGTGTTGGAGCTAAGATCGAGCGTCGTAAGTGATTTTTGGTTCCACCAGCTTTCTTCCTCGTTCGAGCGATTAAGATCATACCGTACTTCCTTCTCATTTTCGTCCGAATCACTTAAATTCCACACCTTTTCGGGCACTGTGtcagaggggaaaaaaagaaaacggaaacattTCATTATGGATCTCCCCAGAATCAAAGTATCGAATTTGGAAagtgcaataatttttttgttctttaattTCAA encodes the following:
- the LOC126561862 gene encoding leucine-rich repeat-containing protein 40 codes for the protein MKARQIPRSRIREQQLNPVFHFQDKKEDSQILTRARIKQALKSGVLNLSGKGLATVPEKVWNLSDSDENEKEVRYDLNRSNEEESWWNQKSLTTLDLSSNTLTTISENIQNLADLTVLNLQDNALTSLPSGIGALTKLTKVSLSRNKLTELPESFFQLKELKHLNLSHNEFAEMNPNISDLIMLEILDISFNSINALPGGVGFLVRLQQLTLNNNHLTELPNDIVNLRKLQKLDLAKNDLKKLPPVMGELRRLECLYVQHNDIDELPDFTGCEALKELHISNNFIKTLPGDFCENLPQLKVLDLRDNKIERLPDEIALLASLTRLDLSNNTISSLPSCLSTLAHLVSLQVEGNPIRSIRRDIIQCGTQRILKTLRERDGTKGKMETENKTGSSSTVVKNSLFSESSTFPDVYQMRKGRALIVCSKGLIDIPEAVFLDALEACVYNVDISKNKLTTVPSGITHLSALLTELNVSFNLLQTVPSFFSQFEKISYLNLSNNQMTDLPEVVGLLVTLRELNVVSNQLKRIPDCVYELRGLEIFLANGNQIEEIDASEHGLGALKRLATLDLANNNIKHVPPILGTLKNITTLELIGNSFRQPRHQILEKGTESIMSYLRDRIPQ